The Thamnophis elegans isolate rThaEle1 chromosome Z, rThaEle1.pri, whole genome shotgun sequence DNA window aacagtaaaaatattgggtttctcactggatggtctcttatgacaagccgatggacagagaatggaagcagtgaacttcctcccatatttgggcacacaccaggggttgtgactttatatatcaTCATATAAagctccatctaccaatcagtaTGCAACTTTAGCGGAAGCCACCGCTATATTACATCccaggcaaacttcttagccattaggttagcttcctcccataattggggcttaccaggggttgtaaaaaatcatatatatatttttacaacccctggtaagccccaattatgggaggaagctaactgcttccatcatctgtcaatcggctcgtcacaagagtccatcacgacagaaacccaatatttttactgttgcctttgttatatttgtgtttttttatttgtgctgataaataagtaagggtaaggctagctgatgagagctaaatagcttgaaatagatctatactagtcttcctttatttatttatcagcacaaataaacacacacacacacacacacacacacacacacacacacacacacacacacacacacacacacatatatatatatatatatatatatatatatatatatatatatatatatatatatatatatatatataatctcatgAGAACTGAGAAGGAAGTGCTTTCTCTAATAAGTGAAAATCTTCCTTTTCAGAAAGTTTCCTAAGTCATAAACATGTAGATCTAAAATGGGGAAGGGTGGCCGCAAACAGGTCTTATGGAATGTATGAATAAAAATGAAGAGATATACACGCTTGGCAAAAATTAGAAGGCTCTTGAGTTGGACACTGGCTGTCTATAACATGGCTGTCTATAATAAATAGAAGAAGACTATACAAAGCATTTAGTggttccaaaaataaaaatattttaacaataatggTCCAAAgttcatttcattttcagaaatacaggGAACTAAGCCATttcaaaggagaaatttcttttttacaatctttcttaaaGCAGTTTTGACTTCTTGATTCCTCAGTGTGTAAATCAGGGGATTTAAAACTGGTGTGATTATGCTGTACAACACAGTAATGATCATATCATTCTCAGAAGAATCACTAGCTGAAGCAAGCATATAGTTGGAAAGTACGGGAATATAGAAGATGGTCACCACACTCAGATGGGATGCACAGGTGGAGAAGGCTTTCCAACGGTTTCGCCATGACTGGACtttgaagaagaggaaggagatgaTGTAAAAATAGGAGAGAAGTGTGAAAAAGAAGGGACTAAGAGCAACAGGACCAGTAACAAATTTCAGAAGGTAGAAATTGAGAGTTGTGCTACTGCAAGCTAATTTGAGGATGGGCTTGATATCACAGAAAAAGTGTGCAATAAGATTAGGGCCACAGAACCATAGCTGAGAGATCACCACTGTGTGCATTAAGGCATGAAAGAAACCAGCAGCCAAAGTGGCCCCAGCTAGAGTAACACAAGCCCATTTATTCATGATGAGAGTATAACGCAAAGGGTGACAAATAGCTACGTATCGATCATAGGCCATGACACCAAGCAGCACAGCCTCACTACTGCCCAGGAAGTGGAAGAAATGCAGCTGAGTGAGGCAGCCAATAAAAGAGATTGActgatgctttttaaggaagccacTAAGCATTTTGGGCACAGTCACTGTAGAGTAGCATATATCCAATCCAGAAAGGTTTCCCAGAAAAAAATACATGGGGCTGTGAAGCTGAGGCTCAGCCAGAGTGACTGCCAGGATGGCCCCATTTCCTAATAAACAGACTATATAGAACAGCAAGAAGAGTGTGAAGAGAACCTGTTGTAGCCTGTGATCCTTTGTTAGACCCAGAAGAATGAATTCAGACACTTCTGTCCAGTTTTTCATCTCTGAAAACATACACAAAAAAGTGAGCAATCAGTTAATTGCTCTATAAGGAAACAAAGATTTGGTGCTAGGTAGGAAAATGGACAGCCATGCTCcggatgtttttgtttgtttgttttgttttttgtcttcacTCATGAATCAATAATTTACATTCAATCTTTAAAATTAATGTTTCATTATTATTACCTATGTCAAGGAATGCACATGTAAAATATTTGGTGTTCCTAATGAATGTGGTTATTCAGACATTAATTAGCAAAAATACTGTTAGATATTAtactcttattttgttttttttagcgtTTCAGAATCAAGAAAAACAATGAGTGAAAATGGAACAAgaataaacaaattaataatatttaatagtaacatttttatttatttcaattttataaaCCAGGGTTTATCAAAGCTGTAAATTTCTGGCAAGACACCAACTAGAAATGAAAGCATATATTTTAAGAGGGCAATATTTAGAGAAAGCCATTTTTGCCtcgttgttttttatttgttttttaaatgcatttcagATTTTCTAAGGTTATACATAAGTCTGCCTTCCCTGTCCTTGGCATACAAAAGaatttttaaagtgaattttcTATGAGTGATCAATTGTAGTaatacaaaataattattttgttattgagctgtggtggcacagtggttagaatgcagtactgcaggctacttctgctgcctgcaatttggcatagGTTCAatgttgacttagccttccatcgtTCCAAGGTGGAtagaatgaggacccggattgttgagtgcaatatgctgactctgtaaaccatttagagactgctgtaaagtactgtgatataagtctaaatgttgtTACTATTCTTGTAATTCATTTTAAGGATCAGAAGATTCAGCTTGAATGGAAAATTGAGGTGCAAATACCAACAACTATATCACAGGCTTATTAGTTCTATGTTGTCTGATGGATGGTAGTATCTGCATAAGAAATCTTTAAAATTCAGGCATTTAGGGTTAGGTAACTAtttttgcaactgttcttcacaagTTATCTTTCAGCTCTGGTAGTAAaaatggtgagattcaatttctCAATTTTCAATAGATATTGTGTATGATTTattagatgaaattcaaataatgatgttcatttatgtatttgtttataaTATCCATATGCTATCATTCTCTCATAGATACAAGGCAACATAAATTATTCTGCAACTGTTATCTTTCTTAGCAGTACCAGACAGTCTGTATACTGGGTACAGTATGTAAATGGGAAAGCAACTATGATTCTATGCACATGAAGAACAGGTACAATTTTGAAATGTTCCCTTCATGTCCTACCTGGATAGGTTATGATCTTCTGTATGCAGCCATTACCAGATCATCAGTTAAGCAGGATCAAAATGTTTCCCTTCAGTTATATACCACCAGAATATGCCACAGTCATTCTTTATAAATTCTTGTTAACTACACTCATTTAGCAGAGCCACCTATTTTTTAACAGATTATTTTATGTTGAAAATGATTCAGGAGATGTGAATCTTGGGACATAGGCATACTATAATGATGTTGAAAATATTACTGATTAAACCTCAGGGGAGGTACTGATGATTAAACAGTTTAAATATGGGAGATAAAAGGAAATTGTGATGAATGGAAGCAATTTATTGTATTATCTAGGATATTAATTGTTGTTTGAATGATGGTAACTGTGATTTATAATCTATGACCTATTACTTGTCACAGAAAAAGTGTGTAATAGGATTAGGGACACAGAACCATAGCTCAGAGGTCACTACTATATACATTAAGGCATGAAAGAAGCCAACAGCCTACATGGCCCCAGCTAGAGTTACACAATGCAGAGGATGACAAATAGCTATATATTGATCATATGCATGACACCCAGCAGTACAATCTCACTACTGCCCAGGAAGTGGAAGAAGTGCAGCTGAGTGAGGCAGCTAGTCAAGGAGATCAACtgatgctttctaaggaagccacTTAACTGCAGATGAATTATcacatcaaatatatatattatattatatatatatatatatatatatatatatatatatatatatatgtatatgtatatgtatatgtatatgtatatgtatatgtatatgtatatgtatatgtatatgtatatgtatatgtatatgtatatgtatatgtatatgtatatgtatatgtatatgtatatgtatatgtatatgtatatgtatatgtatatgtatatgtatatgtatatgtatatgtatatgtatatgtatatgtatatgtatatgtatatgtatatgtatatgtatatgtatatgtatatatatatatttaaagtcacaacccctggtatgcccaaatatgggaggaaggtcaaacttccactctctgtcttcggctcgtcacaagagaccatccagacagaaacccaatattttttactgttgcctttttgttacatttgttatatttatgctgataaataaataaagggagactagtatagatctatttcaagctatttagctctcatcagctagccacaccctttttgggaatcgaacctgtgctctattgcctcttaggcagatgtgttaaccatgagctacagagcttgactccttatcagccagccagggtgagaggtatatatttaaagtcacaacccctggtatgcccaaatatgggaggaaggtcaaacttccactctctgtcttcggctcgtcacaagagaccatccagacagaaacccaatattttttactgttgcctttttgttacatttgttatattta harbors:
- the LOC116521356 gene encoding olfactory receptor 12D2-like, with translation MKNWTEVSEFILLGLTKDHRLQQVLFTLFLLFYIVCLLGNGAILAVTLAEPQLHSPMYFFLGNLSGLDICYSTVTVPKMLSGFLKKHQSISFIGCLTQLHFFHFLGSSEAVLLGVMAYDRYVAICHPLRYTLIMNKWACVTLAGATLAAGFFHALMHTVVISQLWFCGPNLIAHFFCDIKPILKLACSSTTLNFYLLKFVTGPVALSPFFFTLLSYFYIISFLFFKVQSWRNRWKAFSTCASHLSVVTIFYIPVLSNYMLASASDSSENDMIITVLYSIITPVLNPLIYTLRNQEVKTALRKIVKKKFLL